A part of Fimbriiglobus ruber genomic DNA contains:
- a CDS encoding Uma2 family endonuclease gives MWEEGGVFPQVIFEVLSPSNTAAEMRRKRAFYEHHGADEYYEYDPDTGGWDGWVRAAATGRWAAVEMDEHVSPRVGIRFAVRDELTVFRPDGSPFDSFQEIDRQRAAERRRAETAERQVAAERKQKEAERKQKEAERKQKEAERKRAVTAETEAERLRALLRAAGIDPDKH, from the coding sequence GTGTGGGAGGAAGGGGGCGTCTTCCCGCAGGTCATCTTCGAGGTCCTGTCGCCGTCGAACACGGCGGCCGAGATGCGCCGCAAGCGGGCGTTCTACGAGCACCACGGGGCCGACGAGTACTACGAGTACGACCCGGACACGGGTGGGTGGGACGGGTGGGTGCGGGCCGCGGCGACCGGCCGGTGGGCGGCCGTCGAGATGGACGAACACGTGAGCCCGCGGGTCGGCATCCGGTTCGCAGTACGGGACGAGCTGACCGTCTTCCGGCCGGACGGCAGCCCGTTCGACTCGTTTCAGGAAATCGACCGGCAACGCGCCGCCGAACGACGGCGGGCCGAAACCGCCGAGCGGCAAGTCGCGGCCGAACGGAAGCAGAAAGAGGCCGAGCGAAAACAGAAAGAAGCTGAGCGGAAGCAGAAAGAAGCCGAGCGGAAACGGGCCGTCACGGCGGAGACGGAGGCCGAGCGCTTGCGAGCCCTACTGCGGGCCGCCGGCATCGACCCGGATAAACATTGA
- a CDS encoding RNA polymerase sigma factor, translating to MTRIRWSRRLAAGMVPGNRLSRTPRGVPAVSLTPIDRDLLQRCLTKQPGSWNDFVDRFLSLIYHVIQHTSHLRSARVNPEDVEDIAAEVLLQIVAEDYKVLRQFRGQANLATYLTVIARRICIHELNRRQTVREAIRKGDVKTPIELPDDSPAAQKGMESLDEVESLLRRLSGKDREVVRLFYLEGRTYEEISTELNIPVNTIGALLSRARKKLREMHVSNAEIPAIKPKVKKERKAKKKA from the coding sequence ATGACTCGCATCCGCTGGTCGCGCCGCCTGGCCGCTGGGATGGTTCCGGGGAACAGGCTCTCCCGCACGCCACGAGGGGTTCCCGCCGTGTCGCTGACGCCAATCGACCGCGACTTGCTCCAGCGCTGCCTGACCAAGCAGCCCGGATCGTGGAACGACTTCGTGGACCGGTTCCTGAGTCTCATTTACCACGTCATCCAACACACCTCGCACCTCCGCAGTGCCCGCGTCAACCCCGAGGACGTCGAAGACATCGCGGCCGAGGTGTTGTTGCAAATCGTCGCCGAGGATTACAAAGTCCTCCGCCAGTTCCGCGGGCAGGCCAACCTCGCGACGTATCTAACCGTCATTGCCCGGCGAATTTGCATCCACGAGTTGAACCGTCGGCAGACGGTCCGCGAGGCGATCCGCAAGGGGGACGTGAAGACCCCGATCGAACTCCCGGACGACAGCCCGGCCGCCCAGAAGGGCATGGAAAGTTTGGACGAGGTCGAGTCGCTGCTGCGACGCCTGTCCGGCAAAGACCGGGAAGTCGTCCGCCTCTTTTACCTGGAAGGGCGGACGTACGAAGAGATCAGCACCGAACTCAACATCCCCGTCAACACGATCGGCGCCCTGCTGTCGCGGGCCAGAAAGAAGCTGCGCGAGATGCACGTTTCCAACGCCGAGATCCCGGCGATCAAGCCGAAGGTGAAGAAGGAACGGAAGGCGAAAAAGAAGGCGTAG